In one Silene latifolia isolate original U9 population chromosome 10, ASM4854445v1, whole genome shotgun sequence genomic region, the following are encoded:
- the LOC141608092 gene encoding uncharacterized protein LOC141608092 produces the protein MEYLSRLIERVVKHPGFSYHPLCKQLKMTHLMFADDLLLFCKGDIRSVTILMEAFKVFRATTGLNISTGKSDIYMSGVVSDEAKAMLDATGFKRGVLPFKYLRIQALCRNFLWEGGDSYSKAPLVGRNILCKGKDLGGLRLTDSRVWNLAAIGKLAWWIQMKKDMLWIRWIDSIYLKGRPWMTYTPTPNSSWAWRMICNVKEKFKAAYENEETAYLGQIEEKWAFVRLEAASSITNAEKLCGSGAILSNLDGTEFLQV, from the exons ATGGAATACTTGTCCAGACTAATAGAGAGAGTGGTGAAGCATCCTGGTTTCTCTTATCATCCATTGTGTAAGCAGTTGAAGATGACACACctaatgtttgcagatgaccttTTACTTTTTTGTAAAGGTGATATTAGGTCTGTTACCATACTTATGGAAGCATTTAAGGTGTTCAGAGCCACTACTGGTCTGAATATAAGCACTGGAAAGTCTGATATCTACATGAGTGGTGTGGTAAGTGATGAGGCTAAGGCTATGCTAGATGCTACTGGTTTCAAAAGAGGTGTGCTTCCTTTTAAATATCTAAG GATACAAGCTCTGTGTAGGAATTTCTTATGGGAAGGGGGTGATTCTTACTCCAAAGCACCTTTAGTTGGACGGAATATTCTTTGCAAAGGAAAGGACCTAGGAGGTTTAAGGCTAACTGATAGCAGAGTTTGGAACCTGGCTGCCATAGGGAAACTGGCATGGTGGATCCAAATGAAAAAAGATATGCTCTGGATCAGATGGATAGATAGTATATATCTCAAAGGAAGACCATGGATGACGTATACTCCAACTCCTAATAGTTCTTGGGCATGGAGAATGATCTGTAATGTGAAAGAGAAGTTTAAGGCAGCTTATGAGAATG AGGAGACTGCTTATCTTGGACAGATTGAAGAAAAATGGGCATTTGTGAGGCTG GAGGCAGCCTCTTCTATTACGAATGCTGAAAAGCTCTGTGGTAGTGGCGCTATATTATCAAATCTGGATGGTACGGAATTCTTGCAGGTTTGA